A genomic region of Deinococcus aestuarii contains the following coding sequences:
- a CDS encoding DUF4038 domain-containing protein — protein MLTPPRLPSPNLMTVAAVLTLGLLSTGCAEPEGRTASLAQAASPSAPARALRMMPLGDSITDGYNVPGGYRIELLGRLSARAPGVNLVGSLQNGPSSLADRDHEGHSGWRIDELAAQVDGWLDRAQPDVVLLMIGTNDIIQNRDLTRAPARLGALLDQISARRPSARVLVSSLPPLQNPDENRRVAAYNAALPALVASRAAQGKKISFVNVGATLTLADLADGVHPTAGGYGKLAARWDEALRRTPGALQVPKASGQLTLEPLPGGNTVGEQAASGRQAVGLWSSGQTVRFVVPGNLPAGSYTLRLTARADEYQGWPSVALRRGGTQLGTATVTSRTYAPFDLATTSLAPGQTLELEFTNDALGSKAGEDRNVIIDHLTLVPAQPRTAQGTPRAVVPTTSGSRLTVSPDGRRLQYADGRPFLYWADTGWELFHRLNRDDARLYLQTRASQGFTVIQAVALAEMDGLTVPNAQGDLPLVGKDPGRPLTTPGNDPGNAGAYDYWDHVDYVVNQAASLGLTVALLPSWGRWVNDEPIFTPASARSYGAFLGQRYKDKPVIWVLGGDRNPETEEQRAVWRALAEGIEQGVGGRDRALITYHPRGGKTSAEYFQADPWLDFNLWQTGHCRGEREAQKVLSTFKRTPIKPVVNAEPIYEQHAVCNDKNNGYADEVDVRNVAYWSTFAGAAGHSYGHRVIWGFDVYDGKKAWQEALSAPGARQLQIIKGLLESRPARERVPDETLVKGSFTGTRPVVALRGQDYAWVYLPDGGSVNVTLGRLEGGQVRAAWLDPRTGKTTEIGTYANSGERTFSAPSQGRANDWLLRIESP, from the coding sequence ATGCTGACCCCACCCCGTCTTCCGAGTCCGAACCTCATGACCGTCGCCGCCGTCCTCACGCTGGGCCTGCTGTCCACCGGGTGCGCCGAGCCCGAGGGGAGGACGGCGAGCCTGGCGCAGGCGGCCAGCCCCTCCGCCCCCGCCCGCGCGCTGAGGATGATGCCGCTGGGGGACTCGATCACGGACGGGTACAACGTGCCGGGGGGTTACCGCATCGAGCTGCTGGGTAGGCTCTCGGCGCGCGCTCCCGGGGTGAACCTCGTCGGCTCGCTGCAAAATGGCCCCTCGTCCCTGGCCGACCGCGACCACGAGGGGCACAGCGGCTGGCGCATCGACGAACTCGCCGCCCAGGTGGACGGCTGGCTCGACCGCGCCCAGCCCGACGTCGTGCTGCTGATGATCGGCACCAACGACATCATCCAGAACCGTGACCTGACAAGGGCCCCTGCGCGCCTGGGTGCCCTGCTCGACCAGATCAGCGCCCGGCGCCCGAGCGCACGCGTCCTCGTCTCCTCGCTGCCCCCGCTGCAAAATCCTGACGAGAACCGCCGGGTGGCGGCTTACAACGCCGCGCTGCCCGCCCTGGTGGCAAGCCGGGCGGCGCAGGGGAAGAAGATCAGCTTCGTGAACGTGGGGGCCACCCTCACCCTCGCCGACCTGGCCGACGGGGTGCACCCCACCGCGGGGGGCTACGGCAAGCTCGCCGCCCGGTGGGACGAGGCCCTGCGGCGGACGCCGGGCGCCCTTCAGGTGCCCAAAGCTTCCGGCCAGCTCACCCTGGAACCCCTCCCAGGCGGGAACACGGTCGGAGAGCAGGCGGCCTCGGGCAGGCAGGCGGTGGGGCTGTGGTCCTCCGGTCAAACGGTCCGCTTCGTGGTGCCCGGGAACCTCCCCGCCGGGTCCTACACCCTGCGCCTCACCGCCCGCGCCGACGAGTACCAGGGCTGGCCCAGCGTCGCGTTGAGGCGGGGCGGGACCCAGCTCGGCACCGCCACCGTCACCTCCAGGACCTACGCTCCCTTCGACCTCGCCACCACCTCGCTCGCGCCCGGGCAGACCCTGGAGCTGGAATTCACCAACGACGCCCTCGGGAGCAAGGCAGGCGAGGACCGCAACGTGATCATCGACCACCTCACCCTGGTCCCGGCGCAACCTCGGACTGCACAGGGAACGCCCCGGGCGGTCGTGCCCACCACGTCCGGGTCCCGCCTGACGGTCTCGCCCGACGGGCGGCGGCTGCAATACGCGGACGGGCGGCCGTTCCTGTACTGGGCGGACACCGGCTGGGAGCTGTTCCACCGCCTGAACCGCGACGACGCCCGCCTGTACCTCCAGACTCGCGCCTCACAGGGCTTCACGGTGATCCAGGCCGTGGCCCTCGCGGAGATGGACGGCCTGACGGTGCCCAACGCGCAGGGTGACCTGCCCCTCGTCGGTAAAGACCCCGGCCGACCCCTCACCACCCCCGGGAACGACCCGGGCAACGCCGGGGCCTACGACTACTGGGACCACGTGGACTACGTGGTGAATCAGGCGGCCTCGCTGGGCTTGACGGTCGCGCTGCTGCCGAGCTGGGGCCGCTGGGTCAACGACGAGCCCATCTTCACCCCTGCCTCTGCCCGCTCGTACGGCGCTTTTCTTGGGCAGCGTTACAAGGACAAGCCGGTCATCTGGGTGTTGGGCGGCGACCGCAACCCGGAGACGGAAGAGCAACGCGCCGTCTGGCGGGCGCTGGCCGAGGGCATCGAGCAGGGGGTGGGGGGGCGTGACCGGGCCCTGATCACCTATCACCCACGCGGAGGCAAGACCTCGGCGGAGTACTTCCAGGCCGACCCCTGGTTGGATTTCAACCTGTGGCAGACCGGGCATTGCCGGGGGGAGCGGGAGGCCCAGAAGGTGCTCAGCACGTTCAAGCGCACGCCGATCAAGCCGGTGGTCAATGCCGAGCCGATCTACGAACAGCACGCGGTCTGCAATGACAAGAACAACGGCTACGCCGACGAGGTGGACGTGCGAAACGTGGCGTACTGGAGCACCTTCGCGGGGGCAGCAGGCCACAGCTACGGCCACCGGGTGATCTGGGGCTTCGATGTGTACGATGGCAAAAAGGCGTGGCAGGAGGCGCTTTCGGCACCAGGAGCCCGGCAGTTGCAGATTATCAAGGGGCTGCTGGAGTCCCGGCCGGCCCGGGAGCGGGTGCCCGACGAGACCCTGGTGAAGGGGAGCTTTACAGGAACCCGCCCGGTGGTGGCCCTGCGGGGCCAGGACTATGCCTGGGTGTATTTGCCCGACGGGGGCAGCGTCAACGTCACCCTGGGACGGCTGGAGGGCGGCCAGGTTCGCGCCGCGTGGCTCGATCCACGCACGGGGAAGACGACGGAGATCGGCACCTATGCGAACTCCGGCGAGCGCACCTTCTCCGCTCCCTCCCAGGGCCGCGCCAACGACTGGCTCCTGCGGATCGAGAGCCCCTGA
- a CDS encoding heavy-metal-associated domain-containing protein, which produces MTLPPTLLDYHVARMDSESRAQDVVRIVARLPGARHIKVDVQTQHLHLELDETQTPRYILENNLLLLAYEAHPFPSSSSPGAGHPASLEQTHGLPGEPSSDAPAEAGGIEPFLGRPAVHTSDEASLRPGIDTGERGRRSSRVLLLVLLVLAVALTLWGGWALAHGADVPPPLRHLSSPADHTGFLATWLTAAIALRVTVGLVVVALLLSGWLSRDLRRALTWLAAGVFGDALALLLDRAANVLLTVRSLAPLVRRLEGPRLAGAHLPDALLLVGVVGMLLTLRRSPLFPVRRRRTSPPGPRHQ; this is translated from the coding sequence GTGACCTTGCCCCCGACCCTCCTCGACTATCACGTGGCCCGGATGGACAGCGAATCGCGTGCCCAGGATGTGGTTCGGATTGTGGCCAGACTGCCGGGAGCACGTCACATCAAGGTCGACGTTCAGACGCAGCACCTGCACCTGGAACTGGATGAGACGCAGACGCCCCGGTACATCCTGGAAAACAATCTGCTCCTGCTGGCGTACGAGGCCCACCCCTTTCCCAGCTCTTCAAGCCCTGGGGCAGGCCACCCAGCGAGCCTGGAGCAGACCCACGGCCTGCCGGGCGAGCCCTCTTCGGACGCCCCCGCCGAGGCCGGGGGGATCGAGCCGTTCTTGGGCAGGCCTGCCGTCCACACCAGCGATGAGGCGTCCCTCCGCCCGGGGATCGACACCGGGGAGCGGGGGCGGCGCTCTTCCCGGGTCCTTCTGCTCGTCCTGCTGGTGCTGGCCGTGGCCCTGACCCTCTGGGGCGGGTGGGCCCTGGCCCACGGGGCAGACGTGCCCCCGCCGCTCAGGCACTTGTCGTCCCCTGCGGACCACACCGGGTTCCTCGCGACGTGGCTGACGGCAGCCATCGCGCTGCGGGTGACGGTTGGCCTGGTGGTCGTGGCCCTCCTGCTGAGCGGGTGGCTGTCACGCGACCTGCGCCGGGCACTCACCTGGCTGGCGGCAGGGGTGTTCGGTGATGCCCTGGCTCTGCTGCTGGACAGGGCGGCCAACGTGCTGCTGACTGTCCGGTCGCTGGCTCCCCTGGTTCGCCGGCTGGAGGGGCCACGCCTGGCTGGGGCCCACCTTCCCGACGCGCTCTTGCTGGTGGGTGTGGTGGGAATGCTCCTCACGCTCCGGCGCTCACCACTGTTCCCCGTCCGTCGCCGGCGCACTTCACCGCCAGGCCCCCGCCACCAGTGA
- a CDS encoding DUF1345 domain-containing protein, translating to MDWDSGALTLPALTWGFILRSPPERTQQAAAAAEPGRAAVRVVLISSLVSLAVSASVIERAKRLKPGGPPLAIAVAVVATLSGWFLTCPISTLRSAHLSSGDGDEEAGPDGGLEFPGSKAPSTPTRSLRLRDRE from the coding sequence GTGGACTGGGACAGCGGCGCGCTGACCCTGCCGGCCTTGACCTGGGGGTTCATCCTGCGTTCGCCACCCGAGCGCACCCAGCAAGCGGCCGCCGCTGCAGAGCCGGGACGCGCGGCAGTGCGGGTGGTGCTGATCTCCAGCCTCGTGAGTCTGGCTGTCTCGGCGAGCGTCATCGAGCGCGCCAAACGCCTGAAGCCGGGGGGGCCGCCGCTGGCCATCGCCGTGGCGGTCGTCGCCACGCTGAGCGGCTGGTTCCTGACCTGCCCCATCTCCACCCTGCGCTCCGCCCACCTCTCCTCCGGTGACGGGGATGAGGAGGCGGGGCCGGACGGTGGTCTGGAGTTCCCCGGGTCAAAGGCACCCTCCACCCCGACTCGTTCCCTTCGCCTTCGTGACCGGGAGTAA
- the rpe gene encoding ribulose-phosphate 3-epimerase, with protein sequence MRARLFPSLLAADFANLGDAIQEAEAGGADGFHLDVMDGQFVPNFNFGPRTVEACRRVTALPLEAHLMIVQPERFVSDFVQAGANRVIVHAEATPHLHRAVGLTRELGAQAGVSVNPGTPLEVLRPVLGDLDLVLVMSVNPGLGGQRFIPGSVERVRTVRRWLDEVSSGAELEVDGGITPATATGVLAAGASVLVAGSAVFGGEVARNLEVLRAVMAGGQPEEAS encoded by the coding sequence GTGAGGGCGCGTCTCTTCCCCAGCCTGCTCGCGGCCGACTTCGCCAACCTGGGGGACGCCATCCAGGAAGCCGAGGCCGGCGGCGCGGACGGCTTTCACCTCGACGTGATGGACGGCCAGTTCGTCCCCAACTTCAACTTCGGTCCCCGGACGGTGGAAGCCTGCCGCCGGGTGACGGCCCTGCCGCTCGAAGCGCACCTGATGATCGTGCAGCCGGAGCGCTTCGTATCCGACTTCGTTCAGGCGGGGGCGAACCGGGTCATCGTCCACGCTGAGGCCACGCCCCACCTGCACCGCGCCGTCGGCCTGACTCGTGAACTGGGCGCGCAGGCCGGCGTCTCTGTGAACCCGGGCACTCCGCTGGAAGTGCTGCGGCCGGTCCTGGGTGATCTCGACCTGGTGCTGGTGATGAGCGTGAATCCGGGGTTGGGCGGGCAACGGTTCATCCCGGGCAGCGTGGAGCGGGTCCGCACCGTGCGCCGCTGGCTGGACGAGGTGAGCAGCGGGGCGGAACTGGAGGTGGACGGCGGCATCACGCCCGCTACGGCGACCGGTGTGCTCGCGGCGGGGGCGAGCGTCCTGGTGGCGGGGAGCGCAGTGTTCGGCGGTGAGGTCGCGCGTAACCTGGAGGTGTTGCGCGCCGTCATGGCGGGTGGGCAGCCCGAGGAGGCCTCATGA
- a CDS encoding TIGR00730 family Rossman fold protein gives MTLDEPQHHYELDRMAEDAWRMFRILGEYTIGFDRMAHVRPPLVTVFGSARTEIKDRYYGQAEQLGRELVQAGFGVMTGGGPGIMQAANKGAFEAGGVSVGLNIILPFEQKPNPYQTLTLNFEYFHARKVMLAKYAAAFVVFPGGFGTLDELGEILTLVQTRKMHPLPIYLVGERHWRGLVDWFTHTLVESGAIAPDDLHLFKVVDDVRAIPGDVRRYHDPAAPDGFKRPTAEDRQRARGEAT, from the coding sequence ATGACCCTGGATGAGCCCCAGCACCACTACGAACTCGACCGCATGGCCGAGGACGCCTGGCGGATGTTCCGTATTCTGGGTGAGTACACCATCGGCTTCGACCGCATGGCGCATGTGCGCCCACCCCTGGTCACCGTGTTCGGCAGCGCCCGCACCGAGATCAAGGACCGCTACTACGGCCAGGCCGAGCAACTCGGGCGCGAACTGGTCCAGGCGGGCTTCGGGGTGATGACCGGGGGCGGTCCCGGCATCATGCAGGCGGCCAACAAGGGCGCCTTTGAGGCGGGAGGAGTCAGCGTGGGCCTGAACATCATCCTGCCCTTCGAGCAGAAACCCAACCCGTACCAGACCCTGACCCTGAACTTCGAGTACTTCCACGCCCGCAAGGTGATGCTCGCCAAGTACGCCGCGGCCTTCGTGGTCTTCCCGGGGGGCTTCGGCACCCTCGATGAACTCGGGGAGATCCTGACCCTGGTGCAGACGCGCAAGATGCACCCGCTACCGATCTACCTCGTCGGCGAGCGGCACTGGCGCGGCCTGGTGGACTGGTTCACGCACACCCTGGTGGAGAGCGGCGCGATTGCCCCGGACGACCTGCACCTGTTCAAGGTGGTGGACGACGTGAGGGCGATCCCCGGGGACGTGCGCCGGTACCACGACCCGGCGGCACCGGACGGCTTCAAGCGGCCCACAGCGGAAGACCGCCAGCGCGCCCGGGGGGAGGCGACGTGA
- a CDS encoding ZIP family metal transporter — protein sequence MNELLTVLALAALPALGNFVGGLLTEFVSVSSRVLSLALHLAAGIILAVVALELLPEALAADPPWLPLGAFVLGGGFFILLEKVTSFVKARAGGNQANGQPIETAGASAILAGVMVDLFSDGILVGTGSTLSLSLGLLLALAQVPADIPEGFATLAKFKRQGTPRARRLLISALLIVPVLLGALLGYLVMRGQPEIYKLTLLAFTAGVLVTLAVEEIIPEAHEEAKSGYESLVLVGGFALFALLTLLFERGSA from the coding sequence ATGAATGAACTGCTGACCGTGCTGGCCCTGGCGGCGCTTCCGGCGCTGGGGAACTTCGTGGGTGGCCTGCTCACCGAGTTCGTGAGCGTCTCGTCCCGCGTCCTCAGCCTCGCCCTGCACCTGGCGGCGGGGATCATCCTCGCGGTGGTCGCGCTCGAACTGCTGCCCGAGGCCCTGGCCGCCGATCCCCCCTGGCTGCCGCTCGGCGCGTTCGTGCTGGGCGGAGGGTTTTTCATCCTCCTGGAAAAGGTCACCAGCTTCGTGAAAGCGCGGGCGGGCGGCAACCAGGCCAACGGACAGCCCATCGAGACGGCCGGGGCTTCCGCCATCCTGGCCGGGGTCATGGTCGACCTCTTCAGCGACGGCATCCTGGTCGGGACGGGCTCGACCCTCTCGCTCAGCCTGGGTCTGCTGCTGGCCCTCGCGCAGGTGCCGGCCGACATCCCTGAAGGCTTCGCGACCCTGGCGAAGTTCAAGCGCCAGGGCACCCCCCGTGCCCGGCGCCTGCTGATCTCCGCCTTGCTGATCGTTCCGGTGCTCCTGGGCGCCCTGCTCGGGTACCTGGTGATGCGCGGCCAGCCGGAAATCTACAAGCTCACCCTGCTCGCCTTCACCGCCGGGGTCCTCGTGACGCTCGCGGTCGAGGAAATCATCCCCGAAGCCCACGAGGAGGCCAAGAGCGGGTACGAGAGCCTGGTGCTCGTCGGCGGCTTCGCGCTGTTCGCCCTGCTCACCCTGCTGTTCGAACGAGGTTCCGCATGA
- a CDS encoding methyltransferase family protein: MGPWGTRALLGALATYGWAFRRVRREFVEDRHLSPVTSGAVYVAYSLHALAFLVAVRRPEPPALLRAAAITLGLPLALTGATLFVWGWRGLPVADDSGLATGGLVTGGAYRLSRNPQNVGWALLLTGVALARRSGLGLGLTTLFWGAFRASVPLEEAFLERTYGEAYRRYRARTPRFLGQPPHDS, encoded by the coding sequence ATGGGCCCCTGGGGCACACGGGCCCTGCTGGGGGCGCTGGCGACTTACGGCTGGGCCTTCCGCCGGGTGCGGCGCGAGTTCGTTGAGGACAGGCACCTGTCGCCAGTGACCTCGGGGGCGGTGTACGTCGCCTACAGCCTGCACGCGCTGGCCTTCCTGGTGGCGGTCCGGCGGCCGGAGCCGCCCGCCCTTCTGCGGGCCGCCGCGATCACTTTGGGTCTACCCCTCGCGCTGACGGGGGCGACCCTATTCGTCTGGGGCTGGCGGGGCCTGCCCGTGGCGGACGACTCGGGCCTGGCGACGGGCGGCCTGGTCACCGGGGGGGCGTACCGCCTCAGCCGCAACCCGCAGAACGTGGGGTGGGCCTTGCTGTTGACGGGTGTGGCCCTCGCGCGCCGCTCCGGGCTGGGCCTGGGCCTGACCACGCTGTTCTGGGGAGCGTTTCGCGCCTCTGTCCCCCTGGAGGAGGCGTTTCTGGAGCGCACCTACGGGGAGGCGTACCGGCGCTACCGGGCCCGCACGCCACGTTTCCTAGGACAACCGCCACATGATTCGTGA
- a CDS encoding C39 family peptidase: MKCSRTLLPGLLLSGLAAAAPYAQQTSFGTPSPAVRAAQARAGVPATWQALPPLQAGRLESAAVTVAPFNELIPSWNVTGTATSPLTVEVRVRRPDGRWTRYFSFGQWRASGPRASAPVTRTPDGTLNTDTLTLPFRADTFQYRVTPGAGTRVGLLSFNTSDTALRFRDQGQPGQAAAWNRVLKVPGLSQMIYPDGGPVWCSPTSVSMLLGFWNRPVRVPDAARATFDATYDGFGNWPFNTAYAATHGLQAFVTRLGSLRDAEAYLLQGLPLAVSLRFRAGELPGAPLSWSDGHLLVLTGFDAQGNPVVNDPAAPNNATVGRTYPRGTFERLWLGHAGGLAYVVAPQP; the protein is encoded by the coding sequence GTGAAGTGCTCCCGGACTCTTCTCCCCGGCCTGCTGCTCTCCGGCCTGGCCGCCGCCGCCCCCTACGCCCAGCAAACCAGCTTCGGCACGCCCTCACCCGCCGTCCGCGCCGCGCAGGCGCGGGCGGGCGTCCCCGCGACCTGGCAGGCCCTCCCGCCGCTTCAGGCGGGCCGCCTGGAGAGCGCGGCCGTGACCGTGGCGCCCTTCAACGAGCTGATCCCGAGCTGGAACGTGACCGGGACCGCGACCAGCCCCCTCACGGTCGAGGTGCGGGTGCGCCGTCCGGACGGACGCTGGACCCGGTACTTCAGTTTCGGGCAGTGGCGGGCGTCCGGCCCCCGGGCCAGTGCCCCGGTCACGCGCACGCCGGACGGCACGCTGAACACCGACACCCTGACGCTGCCCTTCCGCGCGGACACCTTCCAGTACCGGGTGACGCCCGGGGCGGGCACGCGGGTGGGGCTGCTGTCCTTCAACACCTCCGACACCGCCCTGCGCTTCCGGGATCAGGGCCAGCCGGGTCAGGCGGCGGCCTGGAACCGGGTGCTGAAGGTGCCGGGCCTCTCGCAGATGATCTATCCGGACGGGGGGCCGGTGTGGTGCAGCCCGACGAGCGTGAGCATGCTGCTGGGGTTCTGGAACCGCCCGGTGCGGGTGCCCGACGCGGCGAGGGCCACCTTCGACGCGACCTACGACGGCTTCGGGAACTGGCCGTTCAACACGGCGTACGCGGCGACGCACGGTCTTCAGGCGTTCGTCACGCGGCTGGGCAGCCTGCGGGACGCGGAGGCCTACCTCCTGCAAGGCCTCCCGCTGGCCGTTAGCCTGCGCTTCCGGGCGGGCGAGCTGCCCGGCGCGCCGCTCTCCTGGTCGGACGGGCACCTGCTGGTCCTCACCGGGTTCGACGCGCAGGGCAATCCGGTGGTCAATGACCCGGCGGCCCCCAATAACGCGACCGTGGGCCGCACGTACCCCCGGGGCACCTTCGAGCGGTTGTGGCTGGGGCACGCGGGCGGCCTGGCGTACGTAGTGGCCCCACAACCGTAA
- a CDS encoding TlpA family protein disulfide reductase codes for MKRLLVLLALATLAASPVHAGGGAGTTRRAAPNFTFTDLGGERVSLAELRGQVVIVLFGDLGCAPCRENDRLLREYQLQYLTHDLVVVSLHGRATLEELQQYDAGFTFSTLTGLDRRQQIARQYAALPIPTTVLIDRDGFVREVRRGRLDEGQLVRALQGLL; via the coding sequence ATGAAGCGTCTGCTCGTCCTGCTGGCCCTCGCCACGCTTGCCGCCTCGCCGGTCCACGCGGGAGGTGGGGCGGGCACCACGCGGCGGGCGGCCCCCAACTTCACGTTCACCGACCTGGGGGGCGAACGGGTGAGCCTGGCCGAGTTGCGGGGTCAGGTCGTCATCGTGCTGTTCGGTGACCTGGGGTGCGCCCCCTGCCGGGAAAATGACCGCCTGTTGCGCGAGTACCAGCTCCAGTACCTCACGCATGACCTGGTGGTGGTCAGCCTGCACGGGCGGGCGACCCTGGAGGAACTCCAGCAGTACGACGCGGGGTTCACGTTCAGCACCCTGACGGGGCTTGACCGACGGCAGCAGATCGCCCGCCAGTATGCGGCCCTGCCCATCCCCACCACGGTCCTCATCGACCGTGACGGGTTCGTCCGGGAGGTGCGCCGTGGACGCCTCGACGAGGGGCAGCTCGTGCGGGCACTGCAAGGGTTGCTCTGA
- a CDS encoding C39 family peptidase translates to MALSPLLCCGLALSVLGGVASALPASVTLKNIRHEYQGPDNCAPVTSLTVLGYYGIRVTQAQAASAMKDYPGDPQVTSLELAAYLGRFGLRSVIRYAGDAEVLRELLSRGFPVVLQQRLRAGSNVAHFRTVYGYGPGYFLVSDPLRGPSLRLSTAELLELWRFYNGEYLVAYPPGQEGQVRAVLGDDFSAKANWRHLKLHGDQDTRARPNDPYVWWGLGKANLRLGNVHAAASNFDRAVALGVPTLYFLYRQEAFEAWTRAGEHRKTLRWATRALQAFPNSKELQQFWRRASTALGI, encoded by the coding sequence ATGGCGCTTTCCCCGCTTCTGTGCTGCGGCCTGGCCCTCTCCGTCCTGGGAGGCGTGGCCTCGGCCCTCCCCGCGAGCGTCACCCTGAAGAACATCCGCCACGAGTACCAGGGGCCGGACAACTGCGCGCCCGTCACCTCCCTGACGGTGTTGGGGTACTACGGCATCCGCGTCACTCAGGCCCAGGCGGCGAGTGCCATGAAGGATTATCCCGGCGACCCGCAGGTCACCAGCCTGGAACTCGCCGCCTACCTGGGCCGCTTCGGGTTGCGCAGCGTGATCCGGTACGCGGGGGACGCGGAGGTATTGCGTGAACTGCTCTCCCGGGGTTTCCCGGTCGTGCTGCAACAGCGCCTCAGGGCGGGTAGCAACGTCGCCCACTTCCGCACGGTCTACGGGTACGGCCCAGGCTATTTTCTGGTGAGCGACCCGCTGCGGGGTCCCTCCCTGCGCCTGAGCACCGCCGAGCTGCTGGAATTGTGGCGCTTCTACAACGGGGAGTACCTGGTGGCCTATCCACCCGGCCAGGAGGGACAGGTGCGCGCGGTGCTGGGCGACGACTTCAGCGCGAAGGCCAACTGGCGGCACCTGAAGCTGCACGGGGACCAGGACACCCGGGCCCGACCGAACGACCCGTACGTCTGGTGGGGGCTGGGCAAGGCGAACCTCCGGCTGGGCAACGTTCATGCCGCCGCGTCCAACTTCGACCGGGCGGTGGCGCTGGGCGTGCCCACCCTGTACTTCCTGTACCGCCAAGAGGCCTTCGAGGCGTGGACCCGGGCGGGCGAGCACCGCAAGACGCTGCGGTGGGCCACACGCGCCCTCCAGGCCTTCCCGAACAGCAAGGAGCTCCAGCAGTTCTGGCGGCGGGCCAGCACAGCGCTGGGAATCTAA
- a CDS encoding RES family NAD+ phosphorylase, which translates to MRQGEDLGRALLGAPVWTPTSVIDAYRTVPLLALRKYSPDPLNTAGSVVTGGRYNAPKEFPEAHELLYLAENTTVAHAEAQVITAVMGPPGVVIGPGPDRRPRLDIAVHLRLRSVLDLTDPGVQTHLDVGAGDLFQEWLPLNLDGRLALTQLLGRAVLDSARYDAIRYPSARYPGGRNYAVFPQRVVPGDRAVHDPEGELEVFRTRR; encoded by the coding sequence ATGCGGCAGGGCGAGGACCTGGGGCGCGCCCTGCTTGGCGCTCCCGTGTGGACGCCAACCAGCGTCATTGACGCCTACCGCACCGTGCCGCTGCTCGCGCTGCGCAAGTACAGCCCCGACCCCCTGAACACCGCCGGTTCGGTGGTCACGGGGGGGCGGTACAACGCGCCGAAGGAGTTCCCGGAGGCGCACGAGTTGCTGTACCTGGCGGAGAACACCACCGTCGCCCACGCCGAGGCGCAGGTGATCACGGCCGTCATGGGCCCGCCGGGCGTCGTCATCGGGCCCGGACCGGACCGGCGCCCCCGGCTGGACATCGCCGTCCACCTGCGGCTGCGCTCGGTCCTCGACCTCACCGACCCCGGGGTGCAGACCCACCTCGACGTGGGGGCGGGTGACCTCTTCCAGGAGTGGTTGCCACTGAACTTGGACGGGCGACTCGCCCTGACGCAGCTCCTCGGGCGGGCGGTCCTGGACAGCGCGCGGTACGACGCCATCCGTTATCCCAGCGCCCGCTATCCCGGCGGGCGCAACTACGCCGTGTTTCCCCAGCGGGTGGTGCCGGGCGACCGGGCCGTTCACGACCCGGAGGGAGAATTGGAGGTCTTCCGAACGCGCAGGTGA